One Salmo trutta chromosome 26, fSalTru1.1, whole genome shotgun sequence DNA window includes the following coding sequences:
- the LOC115163110 gene encoding uncharacterized protein LOC115163110, protein MSNCLFLSLTCLCILPGYDAEECVTSVLAKRSSVNVPKGGTLSLSCVVQHCGDDGWTGGWGLSTEGQFLLFSPTPRHHLSNVTLTTNRTRLLMDILNVNQSDYGMYQCQITWVEGYTSVGHMTHVNITKAIPPTSVWKGYSRVVVYVSICLVITLVLVLGLACHVRSKVPSQPPPIPLPNPPPRSRSAREDKPPTPKPKPKIELVYAALSKGCLEQPNPNPQREAAQPTVYSSLRFS, encoded by the exons ATGTCAaactgtctgtttctctcattgACCTGTCTATGCATTCTCCCGG GTTATGATGCAGAGGAGTGTGTGACTTCTGTCTTGGCAAAGAGAAGTTCTGTTAACGTACCAAAGGGGGGCACTCTTTCCCTATCCTGTGTTGTTCAGCATTGTGGAGATGATGGCTGGACAGGAGGATGGGGTCTGTCAACAGAGGGACAGTTCCTTCTCTTTAGTCCCACTCCAAGGCATCATCTCTCCAACGTCACGTTGACAACCAATAGAACCCGTCTGCTCATGGACATCCTCAACGTCAACCAATCAGATTATGGAATGTACCAATGCCAGATCACCTGGGTTGAGGGATACACCAGCGTTGGACATATGACGCATGTGAACATTACTAAAG CCATACCACCCACATCCGTATGGAAGGGCTATTCCAGGGTGGTGGTGTATGTAAGTATCTGTTTGGTAATCACCCTGGTTTTGGTTCTGGGTCTGGCTTGCCATGTAAGGTCAAAGGTCCCATCTCAGCCCCCACCAATACCACTGCCTAACCCCCCACCACGCTCCCGAAGCGCACGCGAGGACAAGCCCC CCACACCCAAGCCTAAACCAAAGATAGAG TTGGTCTATGCAGCTCTTTCAAAGGGCTGCCTTGAACAGCCGAATCCTAATCCTCAACGAGAAGCTGCACAGCCCACAGTCTACTCCTCTCTCCGCTTCTCCTGA